TGGATGAAGCCTTGAATCGGTGGATTGCCCGCGGTGGCCCTTCATCCGCCATTGGATGATGCGCTGCTTACGTAGGGTTCTCAGCGTGTTTGGCCGTCCGTGTTTGGAAAACGAGTAGGCGGCACTCGTGCCTCAGGGCCGGGAAAGATGTTGAATTAACACAGGAATACATCCGCGGCTTGAGACAGACCAGCCGGCCCTCCGGGACCGGCGTTGAACGGGGCCGACGGCGGGAGGGCCCCTGGAGCCCGGGGCTCGGGGCTCTCTACCCCAGACGCCGCCGGCCCCCCCCCGGGGTTGCCCAAAGGAACCCTCCCTCGCCGCATCGGGTTTGTGCGCCGTCTGTTCTTTTCCGCGCCTGCCGGAGCACAATTGAGAAATGTTGGACCGTGGGCGGTGCGGCATGTCAACTCCGTTACACTGTCCGGGCCCTCCTTTCATCAGCCTGTTGTGAAAGGACTCCGAGATGTTCCAGCCAAGCAAACGACTAACAGCGTTGTGTTCCGCACTCGTGCTGTTTCTGGGAATACCTGCGGTGGCGTCGTGTTCCGGGCCAAGCGGTACGCCTTCCCCGGCGACGTCCAGCGGGACGGCGACAGGGCCGACGTCGGGATCCGCCTCGCCGACGGCGACCTCTACAGTGACGTCGGACGCCGCAGAGTTCTGCGGGGCAGGGTCCGCCATCCACTATGACCGCTCCTCCTTCCAGCCGACGCCCAGGATTGACAACAAGTGGTTTCCGCTGAAGCCCGGCATGCAGTACACGACGAAGGGCACGGTGAAGAGTGCCGATGGCACCTCGGAGCGCACTGTGGTCCACTCCGTGACTGGACTGACAAAGGTAATAGACGGCGTGAAGACCCTCGTGATGTGGGACCGGGACTACTTCGACGGGCAGCTCGTGGAATCCGAACTGGCTTTCTTCGCCCAGACGGAAAAGGGCGCGGTCTGGCTCTTCGGGGAGTATCCGGAAGAGTACGAGAACGGCACTTTCACCGGCGCCCCCCGCACTTTCATTAGTGGCATTTCCAAGGCCCAGGCAGGGATCGCCATGCAGGATCAGCCGGTGACCGGTACCCCGGGGTACGTCCAGGCCCACGCACCCGACGTGGGCTTCCTGGATTGTGGAACCGTATTCAAGCAGAACGAGCGGGTATGCGTCCCCGCCGCGTGCTATGACGGAGTGTTGGTCGTTGATGAATACAACCCGCTGGAACCGTCTGTGGGCCACCAGCAAAAGCTCTATTCAGCGGGCACGGGGCTAGTGAAAGTGACAGCGGTTGGGGGTGTGGACCAGGAGTCGTTGGACCTCGTCAAAGCGGAGGCCCTCGGAGACTCCGCGCTGAGTGAGATCAATCGGCAGGCACTGGAATTGGACGGGCACGCCTACCAGGTCAGTGCAAGTGTTTACGGCACCACGCCCCACGCCGAGGTTGCGGCCCCGAGCTCCGGCGGCTAGGGCAAATACCACCATCACTCGCGAAAAGGCAGTAAATTCCCTGTCATTATCCTGAGAATCCTTGCGGTGAGCGTTGACCCGGGGTTTGCCGGAGGCTCATTATTGACGTACACGTCTGGGGGCGCTTTGGCACTGTTCCAGGGAGCGGCGTGGTGGACAGGTACCGGGGATCTAACGCTTTCATCAGGCACTCATCGGACATCGATTCTGGAGTGTCTCCTCCCCCCTACGGCTTCTCTACCGTCACACCCCAAGAACCGGGTGAGCTGCCGTGATGGGCACGATCCTCAAGTTGGTACTCCAGTTCCGGTTTCTGGTCCTTGCATTGGCAGTGGGGATCCTGGGTTTCGGCTTCACGAGCCTGCCGGGCACGGCAGTGGATGCCTTCCCGGAATTCGCCCCTCCACAGGTTGAAATCCAGACTGAGGCCCTGGGGCTCTCCGCCGCGGAAGTTGAACAGCTGATCACTTCCCCCATGGAGGCAGACCTGTTGAACGGTGTGGCGTGGGTGGAAGCCATTCATTCCAGATCCGTCCCTGGCCTGTCATCGATCCAGATGGTATTCAAGCCGGGGACCGACCTTTTTCGGGCCCGCCAGCTGGTGTCTGAGCGTCTGACCCAGGCACGAGCGTTGCCGAACGTGTCTGCCGCGCCCGTCCTGATGCAGCCGCTCTCATCGACGAGCCGGGTCATGATGATTCGGCTGACCTCGAAAGAGATGTCGGCCATTGACATGTCTGTTCTGGCCCGCTGGACCATGAAGCCCGGTCTTCTGGCGGTGCCCGGCGTCGCGAACGTGGCTATTTGGGGCCTCCGCGACCAGCAACTGCAGGTCCTGGTCGATCCTGGCGAACTTGAAGCCAAGGGCGTGACGCTGGACGAGGTCATCACTACCACCGGCAACGCCGTGTGGGTGTCGCCCTTGAGTTACCTTGAGGCGTCCACACCCGGCACCGGCGGCTTTCTGGAGACCGGCCACCAGCGGCTCGGAGTTCAGCACGTCCTGCCGATCACCACGCCTGAGGATCTGGGCCAAATCAGCCTGGAGGGGCCGGCCGGAAAGCTGGTGCTAGGCGATGTCGCCCACGTCGTGATGGATCACCAGCCGCTGATCGGGGATGCCCTTTCCGGCAAGGACGCCGAATTGCTCCTCGTCATCGAGAAGTTCCCGGGGACGAACACGATGGACGTGACCCGGGGCATCGATGATGCGCTCCATGCCCTCCAGCCAGGGTTGTCAGGAGTCACGATCGATACCACCGTCTATCGACAGGCGGCGTTCATCCAGGAAGAGGTCGGCACGCTTGGTGTCGCACTGCTTGTCTCGCTGCTGCTGATAGTCACGATGTTTGGCGGGTTGTTCCGTTCCTGGCGCGCTGCGGTCATCATCCTGGTCACGATTCCGGTCTCACTGACGGCGGCGGCCTCGGTGCTGTATCTGAGGGGCACCGGGATGAACATCATGGTCCTGGCGGGCATGATCCTGGCCTTGGCCGTCATCGTCGGAGACGTCGCCGAAGACCTCAATGGCGCAGCCCGCGCTGGCCGCGCTGGCAGGACCGGCGTCGGATCCGGCGTCGGGGAATCGAGCGGCACCTTGGTGACCGGGTCCCTGCGGGCAGTTCGAACGCCGATTCTCTACTCCCTGCTGATCATGGCGTTGTCTGTGCTACCCGTGTTCTTTGTCCAGGGTGAGGACGGAGCGCTCTTCGGCCCGCTGCTCGTTTCCTACCTGCTCACCCTGGCTGTCGCGATGATCGTGGCGCTGACTGTCACCGCCGCGCTGGTCTTCGTCCTGCCCGTCAGCCGGACCACCGCAAGGGAAGGACGCACCCTGAGCCGGGTCCACAGCGGATATGGCCGCACCCTGGGCCGGGTCCACAGTCGATACGGCCGTGCGCTGTCCCGGTTAGCCGGAAAGGGCCGGTGGGTATTCGCCGGCGCCGCGGTCATCGCCCTCGCCGGACTTGCACTCGCGCCCCAGCTGGCCACCGGCCAGCCGACGGTGCCCGTCCTGCCGGACAGGACCCTCGTGGTGCAGTGGAGCGCGATCGCCGGCACATCAGACCAGGAAATGAGCCGGATCAGTGATGCAGCCGCCCAAGAGCTCCGCGGACTTCCGGGTGTGGCCAATGTAGGTGGACACGTCGGGCGGGCCATCACCTCGGACCAGGTGGGTGACATCAGCGCCGGAGAGCTCTGGGTGACAGTTTCCGCCGAGGCCTCCTACCGCGATACGGCGGCGGCCGTCCAGCAAGTGGTAAGTGGGTACCCCGGGTTGACCAGCAAAGTATCCACGTACCCGCAGCAGAAGATCGACCAAATTCATCAGGCCGCCGACCCCGGATTCACCGTCCGGGTTTACGGCCTGGATATGGCCACGCTCCGCCAGAAGGCAGAGGAAGTGCGGCGGATACTGGCCCGGACCAGCGGCGTCGTCAATCTCCATGTCGACGCGCCTGCCCAACAGCCAATCGTGGAGGTCCAGGTTGACCTGGCGGCGGCCCAGAAGGCGGGTGTCATCCCCGGCGACGTCAGGCGCGCGGCCGCTGCCCTGCTGCAGGGGATTGAAGTCGGCAACATCTACCAGCAACAAAAAGTCTTCTCGGTGATCGTCAAAGGAACGCCGTCCACCAGGAACAGCCTTACCAGCGTCCGCGAGCTGCTGATCGACACCCCCGGCGGCGGGCATGTACGCCTCGGCGACGTTGCCCAGGTCAACATGGTCGGGAACGAGGCGGTCATCCTGCACGATGACACCTCGCGCAGGATCGATGTGACGGCTGAAATTCAGGGGCGCGCGCTCGACGACGTGCAGCAGGACATCGAGAAGGGCCTCCAGCAGCTGCAGTTCCCGCTCTCCTACCATGCGGAAATCCTCACCCAGTACGCAGAGCAGCAGAATAGCGCCCGGTGGCTGTGGCTGCTGGCGGCGGTCGCTGCGGCCGGAATCCTGGTGCTTCTCCAGACGGCGCTCGGGAGCTGGCGGCTAGGTGCGACCGTGTTCGTGGGCCTGATTGCGGCACTTTCGGGCGGGGTGCTCGCCGTCCAAATGACGGGCGGAATCAACTCCTTGATCTCGCTTCCTGCTTTCTCTGCCGTCCTGGGCATCGCCGTGCGTGGTTCCATTCTGCTGATACGGAACGCCCGAAGCCCGGGGTCCGACGACAGCGCGGCCTATGGACCCGCGCTCGTGATCCGAAGCGCCCGGAATCGGTTGATGCCCGTGCTGATGTCGGCCCTGATGACGGCTCTTTCCCTGCTGCCGCTCGTGCTCATCGGTGGCGTGGTCGGAAAGGAAATCGTCCAACCGCTCGCCGTCATCATCTGGGGCGGGATGCTCACCACGACTCTTTTCCTGCTATTTGTCTTGCCCGCGATGTTGCTTCGATTCGGACGGGGACGGGCGCCCAGGACCGCACCCCGGAACGATTCGCTGCTCCAGGCACAGAGCCAGGACGCACCATGAAAAAGTTAGCTTCCCGACGGGGCCACATCACCAATGTCCTGGTCGCCCTGGTGGTGGCCGCGTTCCTGACGCTGTCGCTGCCGGCCTGTTCCCAGCCGCAAGCCGATGCCGTGCCTGCCGCAGACACCCCCGCCACCCTGGAAGAAGTCCCGGGGACGGACCTGCACCGCATCACCCTGACGGAACACGCCGTCGAACGTCTTGGGCTGAAGACCGGGATGGCGGCATCGGGTCCGCAGGGGAAGCTGACCGTCCCGTACGGAGCGATCCTGTACGACAGCCAAGGCAGGACCTGGGTCTACACCAATCCGGAGCTCCGTGTGTATGTCCGCCAGGCGGTAACTGTCGAGCGAATCGCCGGCGAAGCCGCATTGCTGAGGGACGGTCCGCCGATCGGCACGGCCGTGGTCACGCTGGGGGCCGAGGAACTGTTCGGCGAGGAATTCGATACGGCCCACTGAGATGCGTTGGATCATAGGCATCAGCCTCAAATTCAGGACGGTGGTTGTTGCGCTGGCCTGCGCGGTGATGCTGTTGGGCTCCGTACAGTTGAGCTCAGCGTCCATCGATGTCTTTCCGGAATTCGCGCCCCCGCGCGTGGAAATCCAGACGGCCTGCCTGGGTCTGACCGCCCAGGAAGTGGAAGAGCTGGTCAGCGTCCCGATCGAGGCATCCCTGAGCGGCATGCCCGGGCTGGATGAGCTGCGCTCCA
This genomic interval from Arthrobacter sp. FW306-2-2C-D06B contains the following:
- a CDS encoding efflux RND transporter permease subunit; this encodes MGTILKLVLQFRFLVLALAVGILGFGFTSLPGTAVDAFPEFAPPQVEIQTEALGLSAAEVEQLITSPMEADLLNGVAWVEAIHSRSVPGLSSIQMVFKPGTDLFRARQLVSERLTQARALPNVSAAPVLMQPLSSTSRVMMIRLTSKEMSAIDMSVLARWTMKPGLLAVPGVANVAIWGLRDQQLQVLVDPGELEAKGVTLDEVITTTGNAVWVSPLSYLEASTPGTGGFLETGHQRLGVQHVLPITTPEDLGQISLEGPAGKLVLGDVAHVVMDHQPLIGDALSGKDAELLLVIEKFPGTNTMDVTRGIDDALHALQPGLSGVTIDTTVYRQAAFIQEEVGTLGVALLVSLLLIVTMFGGLFRSWRAAVIILVTIPVSLTAAASVLYLRGTGMNIMVLAGMILALAVIVGDVAEDLNGAARAGRAGRTGVGSGVGESSGTLVTGSLRAVRTPILYSLLIMALSVLPVFFVQGEDGALFGPLLVSYLLTLAVAMIVALTVTAALVFVLPVSRTTAREGRTLSRVHSGYGRTLGRVHSRYGRALSRLAGKGRWVFAGAAVIALAGLALAPQLATGQPTVPVLPDRTLVVQWSAIAGTSDQEMSRISDAAAQELRGLPGVANVGGHVGRAITSDQVGDISAGELWVTVSAEASYRDTAAAVQQVVSGYPGLTSKVSTYPQQKIDQIHQAADPGFTVRVYGLDMATLRQKAEEVRRILARTSGVVNLHVDAPAQQPIVEVQVDLAAAQKAGVIPGDVRRAAAALLQGIEVGNIYQQQKVFSVIVKGTPSTRNSLTSVRELLIDTPGGGHVRLGDVAQVNMVGNEAVILHDDTSRRIDVTAEIQGRALDDVQQDIEKGLQQLQFPLSYHAEILTQYAEQQNSARWLWLLAAVAAAGILVLLQTALGSWRLGATVFVGLIAALSGGVLAVQMTGGINSLISLPAFSAVLGIAVRGSILLIRNARSPGSDDSAAYGPALVIRSARNRLMPVLMSALMTALSLLPLVLIGGVVGKEIVQPLAVIIWGGMLTTTLFLLFVLPAMLLRFGRGRAPRTAPRNDSLLQAQSQDAP